A stretch of Aeromicrobium tamlense DNA encodes these proteins:
- a CDS encoding response regulator, whose protein sequence is MTTNADAIRVLLVDDQELFRRGVTMVLGADGGFEIEDVDDGDAALERIAEEPFDVVLLDVRMPGRSGVEICGAIKETAPTTGIIMLTASDDEADLYESIKAGAAGYLLKDGSTYDQVAEAVKLVAAGQSLISPSMATKLLDEFVHMAKGPAPATSLTARELQVLRLVAHGKSNRDIAGELFISENTVKNHIRNILEKLQMKSRMEAAMYAVRSKLIDDVL, encoded by the coding sequence GTGACTACGAACGCCGACGCCATCCGGGTGCTGCTGGTCGACGACCAGGAGCTCTTCCGCAGGGGCGTGACGATGGTCCTGGGTGCCGACGGCGGGTTCGAGATCGAGGACGTCGACGACGGCGACGCCGCGCTGGAGCGCATCGCGGAGGAGCCGTTCGACGTCGTCCTGCTCGACGTCCGCATGCCGGGACGCAGCGGCGTCGAGATCTGCGGCGCGATCAAGGAGACCGCGCCCACGACCGGCATCATCATGCTGACCGCGAGCGACGACGAGGCCGACCTCTACGAGTCGATCAAGGCCGGCGCCGCGGGCTACCTGCTCAAGGACGGCTCCACCTACGACCAGGTCGCCGAGGCGGTCAAGCTGGTCGCGGCGGGGCAGTCCCTGATCAGCCCCAGCATGGCCACCAAGCTGCTCGACGAGTTCGTGCACATGGCCAAGGGGCCGGCCCCGGCCACCAGCCTGACCGCCCGCGAGCTGCAGGTGCTGCGCCTGGTCGCCCACGGCAAGAGCAACCGCGACATCGCCGGCGAGCTGTTCATCAGCGAGAACACGGTGAAGAACCACATCCGCAACATCCTGGAGAAGCTCCAGATGAAGTCGCGGATGGAGGCGGCCATGTACGCCGTCCGCAGCAAGCTCATCGACGACGTCCTGTGA
- a CDS encoding winged helix-turn-helix domain-containing protein: MTPRLSALQARRIALAAQGFTRPAPAEVRREHVARVARRLGFFQIDSVNVLQRAHYLPLYSRLGPYDTDLLHRAAGRAPRLLFEYWAHEAALVDVDLWPAMSHKMRSGRGMWGAMARTAAENPALIDEVEAAVARWGPITARELEARLGSQERDRTHWGWNWSQTKQALEYLFFVGRVSAARRNAAFEREYDLPERVLPARVMAMPEPSDEEAYLTLVGHASRALGVATVQCLRDYFRLAPEPTAQAVQTLVADGTLEPVTIDGWKRPAFLHAEATRPRRVDARTLLSPFDPLVFERTRTEHLFGFRYRIEIYVPAPKRVHGYYVLPFLLGDRLVARVDLKADRARGRLLVPGAFAEPDAPASTAAELARELHRMAGWLGLDGVEVGDRGDLARRLATECATPH; encoded by the coding sequence GTGACCCCGCGCCTCTCGGCGCTGCAGGCCCGGCGCATCGCGCTGGCGGCCCAGGGGTTCACGAGACCCGCGCCCGCCGAGGTGCGGCGTGAGCACGTGGCGCGCGTCGCCCGGCGGCTCGGGTTCTTCCAGATCGACTCGGTGAACGTGCTGCAGCGGGCGCACTACCTGCCCCTGTACTCGCGGCTCGGGCCCTACGACACCGACCTGCTGCACCGCGCCGCGGGCCGCGCCCCGCGGCTGCTGTTCGAGTACTGGGCGCACGAGGCCGCGCTCGTCGACGTCGACCTGTGGCCCGCGATGAGCCACAAGATGCGCTCGGGTCGCGGCATGTGGGGTGCGATGGCCCGGACCGCCGCGGAGAACCCCGCGCTCATCGATGAGGTCGAGGCCGCCGTGGCACGGTGGGGGCCGATCACGGCGCGCGAGCTCGAGGCCCGGCTGGGGTCGCAGGAGCGCGACCGCACGCACTGGGGCTGGAACTGGTCGCAGACCAAGCAGGCGCTGGAGTACCTGTTCTTCGTCGGCCGCGTGTCGGCCGCTCGGCGCAACGCGGCGTTCGAGCGCGAGTACGACCTGCCCGAGCGCGTGCTGCCGGCCCGCGTGATGGCGATGCCCGAGCCCTCCGACGAGGAGGCGTACCTGACGCTCGTGGGGCACGCGTCCCGCGCGCTCGGCGTCGCCACGGTGCAGTGCCTGCGCGACTACTTCCGTCTCGCGCCCGAGCCGACCGCGCAGGCGGTCCAGACGCTGGTCGCCGACGGGACGCTCGAGCCGGTCACGATCGACGGCTGGAAGCGCCCGGCGTTCCTGCACGCCGAGGCCACCCGGCCGCGCCGCGTGGACGCGCGGACGCTGCTGAGCCCCTTCGACCCGCTCGTGTTCGAGCGCACGCGCACCGAGCACCTCTTCGGCTTCCGCTACCGGATCGAGATCTACGTCCCGGCCCCGAAGCGCGTGCACGGCTACTACGTGCTGCCCTTCCTCCTGGGCGACCGGCTCGTGGCGCGGGTCGACCTCAAGGCCGACCGGGCGCGCGGCCGGCTGCTCGTCCCGGGGGCCTTCGCCGAGCCCGACGCACCCGCCTCCACCGCCGCCGAGCTCGCCCGCGAGCTGCACCGGATGGCGGGCTGGCTCGGCCTCGACGGGGTCGAGGTGGGAGATCGTGGTGATCTGGCCCGCAGGCTGGCGACGGAGTGTGCCACCCCGCACTAG
- the secA gene encoding preprotein translocase subunit SecA has protein sequence MPKIIDSILRAGEGKILKRLDRIADQVNALSDEFSAMSDAELRAMTDEFKERLGGGESLDDLLPEAFATVREAATRVLGQRHFDVQILGGAALHLGNIAEMKTGEGKTLVATLPSYLNALSEKGVHVVTVNDYLAKYQSEMMGRVHHFLGLTVGVVVAGQTPAQRREAYACDITYGTNNEFGFDYLRDNMADSLDECVQRGHNFAIVDEVDSILIDEARTPLIISGPTEDEVKWYGEFARMVGAMRIDEHYEVDEKKRTVAVTEKAIDVVEDQLGIANLYDAVNTPLIGFLNNAVKAKELFKRDKDYVVIDGEVLIVDEHTGRLLEGRRYNEGLHQAIEAKEGVRIREEYQTLATITLQNYFRLYSTLSGMTGTAMTEAAEFDKIYKLGVVPIRTNKPIQRDDLPDLVYRTEDAKFNAVVDDIAARHAKGQPVLIGTTSVAKSERLSKQLKKQGIAHEVLNAKHHDREAAIVARAGHKGAVTVATNMAGRGTDIMLGGSVEFLADAELRSKGLDPVETPEEYDAAWPEALERIEKQVAAEKDEVVAAGGLAVIGTERHESRRIDNQLRGRSGRQGDPGSTRFYLSLEDDLMRLFKGEWVNWILQTMKIPDDVPIENKRVTKSIASAQGLVEAQNFETRKNILKYDDVMSAQREVVYAQRRRVLEGEDLEPRVRQMIEDVTGAYVTAATEGYPTAWELDKLWTALRTLYPISLDHEQLVEEAGGQERLDGPTLRTQIVEDALAAYDKREAELGDEVARELERRVVLSVLDRKWREHLYEMDYLREGIGLRAYSQRDPLVEYQREGYDLFNAMMEGISEESVGYLFNLNVEIEVEEGGEDGEAPHIHAKGLEADSTPKQLSYSAPSEDGSAIAVEESVVDEDEELDPNEQARQSKAKEAARRKAKAQRQSRKKNR, from the coding sequence GTGCCGAAGATCATCGACAGTATCCTGCGGGCCGGCGAGGGCAAGATCCTCAAGCGCCTCGACCGCATCGCCGACCAGGTCAACGCCCTGAGCGACGAGTTCTCCGCCATGAGCGACGCCGAGCTGCGCGCCATGACCGACGAGTTCAAGGAGCGCCTCGGGGGCGGCGAGTCCCTCGACGACCTGCTGCCCGAGGCCTTCGCCACCGTCCGCGAGGCGGCCACTCGCGTGCTCGGCCAGCGGCACTTCGACGTCCAGATCCTCGGTGGCGCCGCCCTGCACCTGGGCAACATCGCCGAGATGAAGACCGGTGAGGGCAAGACCCTCGTCGCCACCCTGCCGTCCTACCTGAACGCGCTGTCGGAGAAGGGTGTCCACGTCGTCACGGTCAACGACTACCTGGCGAAGTACCAGTCCGAGATGATGGGCCGCGTCCACCACTTCCTGGGTCTCACCGTCGGCGTCGTCGTCGCCGGCCAGACCCCCGCGCAGCGCCGCGAGGCCTACGCCTGCGACATCACCTACGGCACCAACAACGAGTTCGGCTTCGACTACCTGCGCGACAACATGGCCGACTCGCTCGACGAGTGCGTCCAGCGCGGCCACAACTTCGCGATCGTGGACGAGGTCGACTCGATCCTCATCGACGAGGCCCGCACGCCGCTGATCATCTCGGGCCCCACCGAGGACGAGGTCAAGTGGTACGGCGAGTTCGCCCGCATGGTCGGCGCCATGCGCATCGACGAGCACTACGAGGTCGACGAGAAGAAGCGCACCGTCGCCGTCACCGAGAAGGCCATCGACGTCGTCGAGGACCAGCTCGGCATCGCGAACCTCTACGACGCGGTCAACACGCCGCTCATCGGCTTCCTCAACAACGCCGTCAAGGCCAAGGAGCTGTTCAAGCGGGACAAGGACTACGTCGTCATCGACGGCGAGGTCCTGATCGTCGACGAGCACACCGGCCGCCTGCTCGAGGGTCGCCGCTACAACGAGGGCCTGCACCAGGCGATCGAGGCGAAGGAGGGCGTCCGCATCCGCGAGGAGTACCAGACCCTGGCCACGATCACGCTGCAGAACTACTTCCGCCTCTACAGCACGCTCTCGGGCATGACCGGCACCGCGATGACCGAGGCCGCCGAGTTCGACAAGATCTACAAGCTCGGCGTCGTCCCGATCCGTACCAACAAGCCGATCCAGCGCGACGACCTGCCCGACCTCGTCTACCGCACCGAGGACGCCAAGTTCAACGCCGTCGTCGACGACATCGCCGCGCGTCACGCCAAGGGCCAGCCGGTGCTGATCGGCACCACGAGCGTCGCCAAGTCCGAGCGCCTCAGCAAGCAGCTGAAGAAGCAGGGCATCGCCCACGAGGTGCTGAACGCGAAGCACCACGACCGTGAGGCCGCGATCGTCGCCCGCGCCGGTCACAAGGGCGCCGTCACCGTCGCCACCAACATGGCCGGCCGCGGCACCGACATCATGCTCGGCGGCAGCGTCGAGTTCCTCGCCGACGCCGAGCTGCGCAGCAAGGGCCTCGACCCGGTCGAGACCCCGGAGGAGTACGACGCCGCCTGGCCCGAGGCGCTCGAGCGCATCGAGAAGCAGGTCGCGGCCGAGAAGGACGAGGTCGTCGCCGCCGGCGGCCTGGCCGTCATCGGCACCGAGCGCCATGAGTCGCGCCGCATCGACAACCAGCTGCGTGGCCGCTCCGGCCGTCAGGGCGACCCGGGCAGCACCCGGTTCTACCTGTCGCTCGAGGACGACCTCATGCGCCTGTTCAAGGGCGAGTGGGTCAACTGGATCCTGCAGACGATGAAGATCCCGGACGACGTGCCGATCGAGAACAAGCGCGTCACCAAGTCGATCGCGTCGGCCCAGGGCCTGGTCGAGGCGCAGAACTTCGAGACCCGCAAGAACATCCTCAAGTACGACGACGTCATGAGTGCCCAGCGCGAGGTCGTCTACGCCCAGCGCCGCCGGGTGCTCGAGGGCGAGGACCTCGAGCCGCGCGTGCGCCAGATGATCGAGGACGTCACCGGCGCCTACGTCACCGCGGCCACCGAGGGCTACCCGACCGCGTGGGAGCTCGACAAGCTCTGGACCGCCCTGCGCACCCTCTACCCGATCTCGCTCGATCACGAGCAGCTCGTCGAGGAGGCCGGCGGCCAGGAGCGCCTGGACGGCCCCACGCTGCGCACGCAGATCGTCGAGGACGCGCTGGCGGCCTACGACAAGCGCGAGGCCGAGCTGGGCGACGAGGTCGCCCGCGAGCTCGAGCGCCGCGTCGTGCTGAGCGTGCTCGACCGCAAGTGGCGCGAGCACCTCTACGAGATGGACTACCTCCGCGAGGGCATCGGCCTGCGTGCGTACAGCCAGCGCGACCCGCTGGTCGAGTACCAGCGCGAGGGCTACGACCTGTTCAACGCGATGATGGAGGGCATCTCCGAGGAGTCGGTCGGCTACCTGTTCAACCTCAACGTCGAGATCGAGGTCGAGGAGGGCGGCGAGGACGGCGAGGCGCCGCACATCCACGCGAAGGGCCTCGAGGCGGACAGCACGCCCAAGCAGCTGTCGTACTCCGCCCCGTCGGAGGACGGCTCGGCCATCGCGGTGGAGGAGTCGGTCGTCGACGAGGACGAGGAGCTCGACCCGAACGAGCAGGCGCGCCAGAGCAAGGCCAAGGAGGCCGCGCGCCGCAAGGCCAAGGCCCAGCGTCAGTCCCGCAAGAAGAACCGCTGA
- a CDS encoding Rv3235 family protein, whose product MITATALATDPFAPRQVPLPFTSSAPLLPVPVERGDASELRHRCARFTQALAEVITGVRPVRQLGPWLSRDVYEQLHRYVTDRFVSGGPRHSPRVVSVHITMVDIGAAEIAARMVHRGRSHALAVRLQRGRDPQGRATWRCTAAEWA is encoded by the coding sequence ATGATCACCGCCACCGCCCTCGCCACCGACCCGTTCGCACCGCGCCAGGTGCCGCTGCCGTTCACCTCCTCGGCACCGCTCCTGCCGGTGCCGGTGGAGCGCGGCGACGCCAGCGAGCTGCGCCACCGGTGCGCCCGCTTCACGCAGGCGCTGGCCGAGGTGATCACCGGTGTTCGGCCCGTGCGCCAGCTCGGGCCGTGGCTCAGCCGCGACGTGTACGAGCAGCTGCACCGCTACGTGACCGACCGGTTCGTCTCCGGCGGCCCGCGCCACAGCCCACGGGTCGTGTCGGTGCACATCACCATGGTCGACATCGGTGCCGCCGAGATCGCGGCCCGGATGGTGCACCGAGGCCGCTCGCACGCCCTTGCCGTCCGCCTGCAGCGCGGTCGCGACCCTCAGGGGCGCGCGACCTGGCGCTGCACGGCAGCCGAGTGGGCTTAA
- a CDS encoding LysM peptidoglycan-binding domain-containing protein, with protein MHDLTTMGPEAALRTVLTALLLAWAAWWCVGLLAALVDRRLAARLAPPLLRALLATGAVMAVQAPSHASTSDVDALQGLSLPERPPTAAPQPEPARAPAPSARVVAPGESLWSIVRERSPVADDAAVSDRVRAWHGANRAVIGPDPDLIHPGQRLDPPGAR; from the coding sequence ATGCACGACCTGACGACCATGGGGCCGGAGGCTGCACTGCGCACCGTGCTCACCGCCCTGTTGCTGGCCTGGGCCGCCTGGTGGTGCGTCGGGCTGCTCGCGGCACTCGTCGACCGCAGGCTCGCGGCGCGACTCGCCCCTCCCCTGCTGCGCGCCCTGCTCGCCACCGGCGCCGTCATGGCGGTGCAGGCGCCGAGCCACGCCAGCACCAGCGACGTCGACGCGCTCCAAGGGCTGTCCCTGCCCGAGCGCCCGCCGACGGCTGCCCCGCAGCCGGAGCCGGCCCGAGCCCCCGCCCCGTCCGCACGCGTCGTCGCACCCGGCGAGAGCCTGTGGTCCATCGTGCGCGAGCGCTCCCCCGTCGCCGACGACGCCGCCGTGAGCGACCGGGTCCGCGCCTGGCACGGCGCGAACCGCGCCGTCATCGGCCCCGACCCCGACCTGATTCATCCCGGACAACGCCTCGACCCGCCAGGAGCACGATGA
- a CDS encoding MerR family transcriptional regulator — translation MRDDDEAGVYAISVAAEMVSMQVQNLRVYERRGLLEPTRTPGGTRRYSRTDLRRLVRIRDLLAEGLNLAGIERVLALEEQLARLQSENRRLRSRASS, via the coding sequence ATGCGCGACGACGACGAGGCCGGGGTCTACGCGATCTCGGTGGCGGCCGAGATGGTCTCGATGCAGGTCCAGAACCTGCGCGTGTACGAGCGTCGCGGCCTGCTCGAGCCCACCCGGACGCCCGGCGGCACCCGCCGCTACAGCCGCACCGACCTGCGGCGCCTCGTACGCATCCGCGACCTGCTGGCCGAGGGGCTGAACCTCGCCGGCATCGAGCGCGTGCTCGCCCTCGAGGAGCAGCTGGCCCGGCTCCAGAGCGAGAACCGGCGGCTGCGCTCCCGCGCTTCGTCCTGA
- a CDS encoding Hsp20/alpha crystallin family protein produces MMIRTTDPFRDFDRLTQQLFGTTNRPAIMPMDAWREGDTFVVEFDLPGVTKDSIDLDVERNVLTVRAERVARNGDWEMLASERPRGAFSRQLVLGDNLDLERIEAAYDAGVLRLSIPVAERAKPRKIQIGGASESTAIEA; encoded by the coding sequence ATGATGATCCGCACCACCGACCCGTTCCGTGACTTCGACCGCCTGACCCAGCAGCTCTTCGGGACGACGAACCGACCGGCCATCATGCCGATGGACGCCTGGCGCGAGGGCGACACCTTCGTGGTCGAGTTCGACCTCCCGGGCGTGACGAAGGACAGCATCGACCTCGACGTCGAGCGCAACGTGCTGACGGTTCGCGCCGAGCGCGTCGCGCGCAACGGCGACTGGGAGATGCTCGCCTCCGAGCGCCCCCGTGGCGCGTTCAGCCGCCAGCTCGTGCTGGGCGACAACCTCGATCTTGAGCGGATCGAGGCCGCCTACGACGCCGGCGTGCTGCGCCTGAGCATCCCGGTCGCGGAGCGGGCGAAGCCGCGCAAGATCCAGATCGGCGGCGCCAGCGAGAGCACCGCGATCGAGGCCTGA
- a CDS encoding helix-turn-helix domain-containing protein, translating into MAPEHQFLTANDVAETLKVDVRVVWGLLKSGELRGFQVGGRKMWRIEASALEDYIARQYERTARETSVNAAREPRSTPTAD; encoded by the coding sequence ATGGCCCCCGAGCATCAGTTCCTCACGGCGAACGACGTCGCCGAGACCCTCAAGGTCGACGTGCGGGTCGTGTGGGGACTGCTGAAGTCGGGCGAGCTGCGCGGCTTCCAGGTGGGCGGACGCAAGATGTGGCGGATCGAGGCCAGTGCCCTCGAGGACTACATCGCCCGGCAGTACGAGCGCACCGCGCGAGAGACCTCGGTCAACGCGGCACGAGAGCCGCGATCCACGCCCACGGCAGACTGA
- a CDS encoding AAA family ATPase, which yields MSATGSLRVAVAACGAHWEAVALAEIESDPRLVLVRRCVDVADLLATAGTHRLDLALVAVDSPGLDAGVVQRLLQLGVRPAAVEGDGSPLGIDQSARLGALADAAATPVPEPERESEPGLLVAVWGATGAPGRSSLAVSLAAAAAATGRSTALVDADVYGGSLGQLLGVLDEVSGIMAACRDVNRGRAGVAGTHLLRLAPHWDLLTGLPRSDMWHHLRPDALEAVLRDLRRDHELVVVDCGFGVEPAMGQGPSRDQVTRRVLDLADEVMAVGRVDPVGLARLVRALDDAGPWRRPPRLVLNGFRASLGWTEREVAQTVRELTGVTPWAFLPQDGAGHDLALMTGRPLREVAPTSGYVSRVERLASELVAAR from the coding sequence GTGAGCGCGACCGGGTCCCTGCGCGTCGCGGTCGCGGCGTGCGGGGCGCACTGGGAGGCGGTGGCGCTCGCCGAGATCGAGTCCGACCCGCGACTCGTGCTGGTCCGCCGCTGCGTCGACGTCGCCGACCTGCTGGCCACGGCCGGAACGCACCGCCTCGACCTGGCCCTCGTCGCCGTCGACAGTCCCGGCCTCGACGCGGGTGTCGTGCAGCGACTGCTCCAGCTCGGCGTCCGGCCGGCCGCCGTCGAGGGCGACGGCTCGCCCCTGGGGATCGACCAGTCGGCGCGTCTCGGTGCGCTCGCCGACGCGGCGGCCACACCGGTCCCCGAGCCGGAGCGCGAGAGCGAGCCCGGCCTGCTCGTGGCGGTGTGGGGCGCCACCGGCGCACCGGGCCGCAGCTCCCTCGCGGTGTCGCTCGCGGCGGCGGCAGCGGCGACGGGTCGCTCCACCGCGCTGGTGGACGCCGACGTCTACGGCGGGTCACTCGGCCAGCTGCTCGGGGTCCTCGACGAGGTCAGCGGGATCATGGCCGCCTGCCGCGACGTCAATCGTGGGCGGGCGGGCGTGGCCGGGACGCACCTGCTGCGGCTCGCCCCGCACTGGGACCTGCTCACCGGCCTGCCCCGCTCGGACATGTGGCACCACCTGCGGCCCGACGCCCTCGAGGCCGTGCTGCGCGACCTGCGCCGCGACCACGAGCTGGTGGTCGTCGACTGCGGCTTCGGGGTCGAGCCGGCGATGGGTCAGGGGCCGTCGCGCGACCAGGTCACCCGACGCGTGCTCGACCTCGCCGACGAGGTGATGGCGGTCGGCCGGGTCGATCCGGTGGGCCTGGCACGACTCGTCCGCGCGCTCGACGACGCGGGTCCGTGGAGGCGACCGCCGCGGCTGGTCCTGAACGGATTCCGGGCCTCGCTGGGCTGGACCGAGCGCGAGGTCGCCCAGACGGTCCGCGAGCTCACGGGCGTCACGCCGTGGGCGTTCCTGCCCCAGGACGGCGCTGGTCACGACCTTGCCCTGATGACGGGTCGTCCACTCCGCGAGGTCGCGCCGACCTCGGGCTACGTGTCGCGCGTCGAGCGGCTCGCGTCCGAGCTGGTGGCGGCGCGGTGA
- a CDS encoding wax ester/triacylglycerol synthase family O-acyltransferase: MQRLSPLDAMFLHQDHPETPRQVASLAILEPGDRPLDYDRLIQVINDRIDLVPRYRQVPRRIPGGIGMPVWADDEHFDLSLHVRRSALPRPGGRDALHELVGRLIARRLDHERPLWELYLIEGLQGGEMALLFKSHQALVDGSHTVDLAQVLLEETQRDRTIPHDEWTPRAMPGTVELLAGSVRSQLSHPAELLWNGEYQWSRVASHLPVLGPDAATHGPLTATLSRHRRFTSVSAPFSEFRRVRDEHGGTVNDVILAAIAGGLRGWMLTRAEPVTAKTSFRAMVPMSVTRDGQAEGGHPTSLGPLVRGLMLTLPVGESNAVVRLHQVSYALKGHRETGSAVAANKLANLPGFATSTFHTVGARVAADEANRPYHLVITNVPGPQDPVYMAGQQLKEIFPAIPLTGHRAISVGVTSYDGRVFFGIVTDREAVPDADVLGQCILEALEELTETIGPRRARAPRGRKRPT; the protein is encoded by the coding sequence ATGCAACGACTGAGCCCTCTCGACGCGATGTTCCTGCACCAGGACCATCCCGAGACGCCCCGTCAGGTCGCCTCGCTGGCGATCCTCGAGCCGGGCGACCGGCCCCTCGACTACGACCGCCTGATCCAGGTCATCAACGACCGCATCGACCTCGTGCCGCGCTACCGCCAGGTGCCGCGGCGGATCCCCGGCGGCATCGGCATGCCGGTGTGGGCCGACGACGAGCACTTCGACCTGTCGCTGCACGTGCGCCGCTCGGCGCTCCCGCGGCCCGGCGGACGCGACGCCCTGCACGAGCTCGTCGGACGGCTCATCGCCCGACGGCTCGACCACGAGCGCCCGCTGTGGGAGCTCTACCTCATCGAGGGGCTCCAGGGCGGCGAGATGGCGCTGCTGTTCAAGTCGCACCAGGCGCTCGTCGACGGCTCGCACACGGTCGACCTCGCGCAGGTCCTCCTCGAGGAGACCCAGCGCGACCGTACGATCCCGCACGACGAGTGGACCCCGCGCGCCATGCCCGGCACGGTCGAGCTGCTGGCCGGCTCGGTGCGCTCCCAGCTGAGCCACCCGGCCGAGCTGCTGTGGAACGGCGAGTACCAGTGGTCGCGCGTCGCCTCGCACCTGCCGGTGCTGGGACCTGACGCCGCCACGCACGGCCCCCTCACCGCCACCTTGTCGCGACACCGGCGCTTCACCTCGGTGAGCGCCCCCTTCAGCGAGTTCCGACGGGTCCGCGACGAGCACGGCGGCACGGTCAACGACGTCATCCTCGCGGCGATCGCGGGCGGCCTGCGCGGCTGGATGCTCACCCGCGCCGAGCCCGTCACCGCCAAGACCAGCTTCCGGGCCATGGTGCCGATGTCCGTCACCCGCGACGGCCAGGCAGAGGGCGGCCACCCGACGTCGCTCGGCCCTCTCGTGCGCGGGCTCATGCTCACGCTGCCGGTGGGGGAGTCCAACGCGGTCGTGCGGCTGCACCAGGTCTCCTACGCGCTCAAGGGACACCGCGAGACCGGCTCGGCGGTGGCGGCCAACAAGCTGGCCAACCTGCCCGGCTTCGCCACCTCCACCTTCCACACGGTGGGCGCCCGGGTGGCCGCCGACGAGGCGAACCGGCCCTACCACCTGGTCATCACCAACGTGCCCGGTCCGCAGGACCCGGTCTACATGGCGGGCCAGCAGCTCAAGGAGATCTTCCCGGCGATCCCGCTCACGGGGCACCGGGCGATCTCGGTGGGCGTCACGTCCTACGACGGCCGGGTGTTCTTCGGCATCGTCACCGACCGCGAGGCGGTGCCCGACGCCGACGTGCTGGGCCAGTGCATCCTGGAGGCCCTGGAGGAGCTGACCGAGACGATCGGTCCGAGGCGAGCGCGGGCACCGCGCGGACGGAAGAGGCCCACATGA
- a CDS encoding DJ-1/PfpI family protein — protein MRYGILAFDDVEVLDACGPFEVFSVAARLLGREPAPTELTVTLVSAHPGRSSVVARGGLVLGTHASLEDAPDLDLLLVPGGVTDAVERDARVIEWIAARAATPTIASVCTGAFLLAEAGILTDQRVTTHWEDQAALARRFPRLDVVDGPRWIRQGEVYTSAGISAGIDLALHLVDRIEGGLGARVARQMDYDWRA, from the coding sequence GTGAGGTACGGCATCCTCGCGTTCGACGACGTCGAGGTGCTCGACGCGTGCGGGCCCTTCGAGGTGTTCTCGGTGGCGGCCCGGCTGCTGGGCCGCGAGCCCGCCCCCACCGAGCTCACCGTCACGCTCGTCTCGGCCCACCCCGGGCGATCCTCCGTGGTCGCCCGTGGTGGGCTGGTCCTGGGCACCCACGCCTCGCTCGAGGACGCGCCCGACCTCGACCTGCTGCTCGTGCCCGGCGGCGTCACCGACGCGGTGGAGCGCGACGCCCGCGTGATCGAGTGGATCGCCGCCCGTGCGGCCACGCCCACGATCGCGTCGGTGTGCACCGGCGCCTTCCTGCTGGCCGAGGCCGGCATCCTCACCGACCAGCGCGTCACGACGCACTGGGAGGACCAAGCCGCTCTGGCCAGGCGGTTCCCGCGCCTCGACGTCGTCGACGGACCGCGCTGGATCCGGCAGGGCGAGGTCTACACCTCGGCGGGCATCTCCGCGGGCATCGACCTGGCGCTGCACCTGGTCGACCGGATCGAGGGCGGCCTGGGCGCCCGCGTGGCGCGGCAGATGGACTACGACTGGCGGGCGTGA
- a CDS encoding DUF2505 domain-containing protein — protein MKLTERYEYPASPEQVFGLVSDQTFREQSCERQGARDYTVTVEEQGGRTVVTIVRTMESDMPDFIKKLTGDSVTVTQVEKWGPADASGGRTADVSVDIHGQPARMTGTSTIAGTASSTTMSLDGDVKVSLPLIGRRIEPEVAKAISASLRDEVEFGKTQL, from the coding sequence GTGAAGCTCACCGAGCGGTACGAGTACCCCGCCAGCCCCGAGCAGGTCTTCGGGCTGGTCAGCGACCAGACCTTCCGCGAGCAGTCGTGCGAGCGCCAGGGCGCCCGCGACTACACGGTCACCGTGGAGGAGCAGGGCGGCAGGACGGTCGTCACGATCGTGCGCACGATGGAGTCGGACATGCCCGACTTCATCAAGAAGCTCACGGGCGACTCGGTCACCGTGACCCAGGTCGAGAAGTGGGGCCCGGCCGATGCCTCGGGCGGTCGCACCGCCGACGTCTCGGTGGACATCCACGGCCAGCCCGCGCGCATGACCGGCACGTCCACGATCGCCGGCACCGCCTCCTCCACCACGATGTCGCTCGACGGCGACGTCAAGGTCTCGCTCCCGCTCATCGGTCGCCGCATCGAGCCCGAGGTCGCCAAGGCGATCTCCGCCTCGCTGCGCGACGAGGTGGAGTTCGGCAAGACCCAGCTGTGA